The following are from one region of the Halarcobacter sp. genome:
- a CDS encoding porin: MTKFTKMSLIAALALAGTTASAQPLTEAIKNVDVSGTVAYRYNDYEDQAKGSKAASPASDSATNNYKIAVNLKSKVNDDITANTRFIIGSGFGNDAIGLGTSNDGDGQVNVTLSEVNFTYTGVQGLSVTVGKQGIATPWTVARDAMGDEQTGTGIVAAYTFGPATLVGAYFNQTNFDQSELGAYSENDIYVIGAMASFAGVSADAFYADLDDVFDAYTVGLSGSFDLGAVKLSPFARYSSLDLEGTTLDNALWQLGLSADIGMFSGFVAYGESDDEGGLVYIDSGATTNMDYHWRVTADGSADTEYLYVHATADVTDKLSLGVYYSEADYKTASDVDEVYAQIGYKMSKNFSTYVRFGELNVDNSEEDGNMGRVHVQYSF, from the coding sequence ATGACTAAATTTACAAAAATGAGTTTAATCGCAGCGTTAGCGTTAGCGGGTACAACTGCATCTGCGCAACCATTAACTGAGGCAATTAAAAATGTTGATGTATCTGGTACAGTTGCATACAGATATAATGATTATGAAGATCAAGCAAAAGGAAGTAAAGCTGCTTCACCTGCAAGTGATAGTGCTACTAACAACTATAAAATAGCTGTAAATCTTAAATCTAAAGTAAATGATGATATCACTGCTAACACTAGATTTATTATTGGATCTGGATTTGGTAATGATGCAATCGGATTAGGAACATCAAATGATGGTGATGGACAAGTTAACGTTACTCTTTCTGAAGTAAACTTTACTTATACAGGTGTACAAGGTTTATCAGTAACTGTTGGTAAACAAGGAATTGCTACTCCATGGACTGTAGCTAGAGATGCTATGGGTGATGAGCAAACTGGTACTGGTATCGTTGCTGCTTACACATTTGGACCTGCTACTTTAGTTGGTGCATACTTTAACCAAACTAACTTTGATCAATCTGAGTTAGGTGCTTATAGTGAAAATGACATTTATGTAATTGGTGCAATGGCTTCATTTGCAGGTGTTAGTGCAGACGCATTCTATGCTGACTTAGATGATGTATTTGATGCATATACTGTTGGTTTAAGTGGATCATTTGACTTAGGTGCTGTTAAATTATCTCCATTCGCTAGATACTCTTCTTTAGATTTAGAAGGTACAACTCTTGATAATGCTTTATGGCAATTAGGATTAAGTGCTGATATCGGAATGTTCTCTGGTTTTGTTGCTTATGGTGAATCTGATGATGAAGGTGGTTTAGTATATATTGATTCTGGTGCTACTACAAATATGGATTACCACTGGAGAGTAACAGCTGATGGTTCTGCTGATACTGAATACTTATATGTTCATGCAACTGCTGACGTAACAGACAAATTAAGCTTAGGTGTTTACTATTCTGAAGCTGATTATAAAACTGCATCTGATGTTGATGAAGTTTATGCTCAAATTGGATACAAAATGTCTAAAAACTTCTCTACTTACGTAAGATTCGGTGAATTAAATGTTGACAACTCTGAAGAAGATGGAAACATGGGAAGAGTTCACGTACAATACTCTTTCTAA
- the prfB gene encoding peptide chain release factor 2, with protein sequence MDAYEYSELLKLLNKKLENIENILKPKELSSRLKEIEELEADQNFWNDVYTATKIGIEKNRLLSKFTKFNKANDALSGTNELYEMAIEENDEETIEMLYEESSDLEELIRSTEISVMLSNPDDASNAIVSIHPGAGGTESQDWASILYRMYLRWAERQNFKVELLDYQDGEEAGIKDVSFIIKGENAYGYLKAENGIHRLVRISPFDSNAKRHTSFASVMVSPEIDDNIDIEIEDKDIRIDTYRASGAGGQHVNKTESAIRITHIESGIVVQCQNDRSQHKNKASAMKMLKSRLYELELEKQKALTDGIEKSEIGWGHQIRSYVLQPYQQVKDTRSNIGYSNVDAILDGDITKIIEDVLISQSK encoded by the coding sequence ATGGATGCTTATGAATACTCAGAACTTTTAAAACTTTTAAATAAAAAATTAGAAAATATAGAAAATATATTAAAACCTAAAGAGCTTTCTTCAAGACTTAAAGAGATTGAAGAGCTTGAAGCTGACCAAAACTTCTGGAATGATGTGTATACTGCAACAAAAATAGGTATTGAAAAAAATAGATTATTATCTAAATTTACAAAATTTAACAAAGCAAATGATGCATTAAGTGGTACTAATGAACTTTATGAAATGGCTATTGAAGAGAATGATGAAGAAACAATTGAGATGTTATACGAAGAATCATCAGATTTAGAAGAGTTAATTAGAAGTACTGAAATCTCAGTAATGCTGAGTAATCCTGATGATGCATCAAATGCAATTGTTTCAATACACCCAGGTGCAGGTGGTACTGAATCACAAGATTGGGCTTCTATTCTTTACAGAATGTATTTAAGATGGGCTGAAAGACAAAATTTTAAAGTTGAATTATTAGATTACCAAGATGGGGAAGAAGCAGGTATAAAAGATGTTTCTTTTATAATCAAAGGTGAAAATGCATATGGATACTTAAAAGCTGAAAATGGTATCCATCGATTAGTACGTATCTCACCATTTGACTCAAATGCAAAAAGACATACTTCCTTTGCATCTGTAATGGTAAGTCCAGAGATAGATGATAATATTGATATAGAAATAGAAGATAAAGATATTAGAATTGATACTTATAGAGCAAGTGGAGCTGGTGGTCAACATGTTAATAAAACAGAATCAGCTATTAGAATCACTCATATTGAAAGTGGGATAGTAGTTCAATGTCAAAATGACAGATCTCAACATAAAAATAAAGCAAGTGCTATGAAAATGTTAAAGTCTAGACTTTACGAACTAGAATTAGAAAAACAAAAAGCTTTAACTGATGGAATAGAAAAGAGTGAAATCGGTTGGGGACACCAAATTAGATCTTACGTTTTACAACCTTATCAACAAGTAAAAGACACAAGAAGTAATATCGGCTATTCTAATGTAGATGCTATATTAGATGGAGATATCACCAAAATCATAGAAGATGTTTTAATTTCTCAATCAAAATAA
- a CDS encoding cytochrome c: MKILTSLLTLGLITASSLSAQTTMCFKENHTSMSTIESIALDGGECSSNKSVQDMKNDGWSVEDIKIEKTTNGSNYIYIFKKDENNSSSLDQDALEQRILKKLEERKKAEIQIKKQETLQRMSKSGKKLYIEKCQSCHGEKADEIYGTSRALDTLDLSEFQLTMRDYILGEYDRGQAMIMRPYATAIDSRDIKNIYSYIQSLKKPEVEKNEEESK, encoded by the coding sequence ATGAAAATACTGACTTCTTTGTTAACTTTAGGATTAATTACTGCTTCATCATTAAGTGCTCAAACAACAATGTGTTTTAAAGAAAACCATACGTCAATGTCAACTATAGAATCAATAGCTTTAGATGGTGGAGAATGTTCTTCTAACAAAAGTGTTCAAGATATGAAAAACGATGGCTGGAGTGTAGAAGATATTAAAATAGAAAAAACTACTAATGGCTCAAATTATATATACATATTTAAAAAAGATGAAAATAATAGTAGCTCTTTAGACCAAGATGCTTTAGAACAAAGAATATTAAAAAAACTTGAAGAAAGAAAAAAAGCTGAAATACAAATAAAAAAACAAGAAACACTTCAAAGAATGTCAAAAAGTGGTAAAAAATTATATATAGAAAAATGTCAAAGCTGTCATGGGGAAAAAGCTGATGAGATATATGGTACATCTAGAGCTTTAGACACTCTTGACTTAAGTGAGTTCCAATTAACTATGAGAGATTATATATTAGGTGAGTATGATAGAGGTCAAGCTATGATTATGAGACCATATGCAACAGCAATCGATTCAAGAGATATAAAAAATATCTATTCTTATATCCAATCACTAAAAAAACCTGAAGTAGAAAAAAATGAAGAGGAATCTAAGTAA
- a CDS encoding major outer membrane protein, with protein MKKFAKMSLVAALAVAGTTASAQPLTEAIKNVDVSGSVVYRYNDYNDDYSSTNSNFSQSTNNYKIGLTAKAKVNDDVTAVTRFLVTADADNGLTSLDTQNGGDGQVSVVLSNVYFSYTGLANTTINVGKQGLGTPWTVAIDADSEEQTGTGILALTNVGPVTLAGGYFNQTNLAASSKAKINGAVSVGGLLDSSDDIYTLAAIANIGPVAIDAWYLDMDNTFDTFTIGAKAKFDLDAVNLGIEGRYTSLDLDDLLDPADTDNALYKLVLTAKAGIFNAKLAYIATDEEGGLVALDNDAKTAYQTWNMNANGYADADMYNVVFGVQALPSLHISANYSNMEYGAGDAEQEELYAQFVYKMSKNFSTYVRYGKYTADNAAGIETTDDMRGRLQVQYSF; from the coding sequence ATGAAAAAATTCGCAAAAATGAGTTTAGTAGCTGCATTAGCTGTTGCTGGAACTACTGCTTCTGCACAACCTTTAACTGAAGCTATTAAAAACGTAGACGTATCTGGGTCTGTTGTATATAGATATAACGATTACAATGATGATTATTCATCAACAAACAGTAACTTCTCTCAGTCAACTAATAACTATAAAATTGGTTTAACTGCAAAAGCAAAAGTTAATGATGATGTTACTGCAGTAACTAGATTTCTTGTAACTGCTGATGCAGACAATGGTCTTACTTCACTTGATACTCAAAATGGTGGAGATGGTCAAGTTAGCGTTGTATTATCAAACGTTTACTTCTCATACACTGGATTAGCTAACACTACAATCAATGTAGGTAAACAAGGTTTAGGTACTCCATGGACTGTAGCTATTGATGCTGACTCTGAAGAGCAAACTGGTACTGGTATCTTAGCTTTAACTAACGTTGGACCTGTTACTTTAGCTGGTGGATACTTCAACCAAACTAACTTAGCAGCTTCTTCAAAAGCAAAAATCAATGGTGCTGTTAGTGTAGGTGGATTATTAGATTCTTCTGATGATATCTATACTTTAGCTGCTATAGCAAATATTGGACCTGTTGCAATTGATGCATGGTATTTAGATATGGATAATACTTTTGACACTTTCACAATTGGTGCAAAAGCTAAATTTGATTTAGATGCAGTTAACTTAGGAATTGAAGGTAGATATACTTCTTTAGATCTTGATGATTTATTAGATCCAGCTGATACTGATAATGCATTATACAAATTAGTTCTTACTGCAAAAGCAGGAATTTTTAATGCTAAATTAGCTTACATCGCAACTGATGAAGAAGGTGGTTTAGTAGCATTAGATAATGATGCGAAAACTGCATACCAAACATGGAACATGAATGCAAACGGTTATGCTGATGCTGATATGTATAACGTTGTATTTGGTGTACAAGCTTTACCTTCATTACATATCTCTGCTAACTATTCTAACATGGAATATGGTGCAGGTGACGCAGAACAAGAAGAATTATATGCACAATTTGTATATAAAATGTCTAAAAACTTCTCTACATACGTAAGATATGGTAAATATACTGCTGATAATGCAGCTGGTATAGAAACTACTGACGATATGAGAGGAAGACTTCAAGTTCAATACTCTTTCTAA
- a CDS encoding dihydroneopterin aldolase, translated as MKVKITDLTFYCIIGILDFERKKEQKVCINLSFKYNYINNNSFIDYAEVSKDVETIMKEKKFELIEDAIIYLKKFIKKKYQLKKLKISISKPNILTNCIVSIKK; from the coding sequence ATGAAAGTAAAAATAACTGATTTAACTTTTTATTGTATCATTGGTATTTTAGACTTTGAAAGAAAAAAAGAACAAAAAGTTTGTATAAATCTTAGTTTCAAATACAATTATATTAATAATAACTCTTTTATTGATTATGCTGAAGTTTCAAAAGATGTTGAAACTATTATGAAAGAGAAAAAATTTGAATTAATTGAAGATGCAATAATCTATTTAAAAAAATTTATAAAAAAGAAATATCAGCTTAAAAAGCTCAAAATATCTATATCTAAACCAAATATTTTAACAAACTGTATAGTTTCTATAAAAAAATAA
- the plsY gene encoding glycerol-3-phosphate 1-O-acyltransferase PlsY: MDFLFNFNILFYLFAYLAGSIPFGLLLANIFAGVNIKESGSRSIGATNVLRVVKETNPSLAKKLSIATVILDAFKGAIVLLIAMAMDASASTLWAIAVLSVLGHCYSVFLSLEGGKGVATGLGVFLVLIPIPTLIGAILWFVFGKILKISSLSSLLGLTGVVIAAIILNNGLDVGSNAPMYIIAFIIYYKHLPNIIRLIKGEEKRVI; this comes from the coding sequence ATGGATTTTCTTTTCAATTTTAATATTTTATTCTATCTTTTTGCATATCTTGCTGGTTCAATCCCTTTTGGTCTTCTTTTAGCAAATATTTTTGCAGGTGTAAATATAAAAGAGAGTGGAAGTAGATCTATTGGAGCTACAAATGTTTTAAGAGTTGTAAAAGAAACAAATCCATCTTTAGCAAAAAAATTAAGTATTGCTACAGTAATCCTTGATGCTTTTAAAGGTGCAATTGTTTTACTTATAGCTATGGCTATGGATGCAAGTGCTTCAACACTATGGGCAATTGCTGTATTATCTGTATTAGGACACTGCTATTCTGTTTTCTTAAGTCTAGAAGGTGGAAAAGGTGTAGCAACTGGTCTTGGTGTTTTCCTAGTTTTAATTCCAATTCCCACTTTAATTGGAGCAATACTTTGGTTTGTATTTGGAAAAATATTAAAAATCTCATCTCTTTCTTCTTTATTAGGATTAACAGGTGTAGTTATAGCAGCAATTATTTTAAATAATGGATTAGATGTGGGTAGTAATGCACCTATGTATATTATTGCTTTTATCATATATTATAAACATCTTCCAAATATTATAAGACTAATAAAAGGTGAAGAAAAAAGAGTTATATAA
- the nadA gene encoding quinolinate synthase NadA, which yields MNLKEEIYRLKEELDVTLVAHFYQRDEVFELADITGDSLELAKKAKETSSKYIVFCGVGFMGESVKVLSPEKTVLMPKIACCAMARMIDEGYYEQNLKMINDAGIANENILPITYINSSAAVKAKVGQMGGMVCTSSNAYKIIEKGLESGKKIFFVPDRCLGQNFAKSLNLKSAVVGDGSDLNEADIICYNGFCSVHQLFTVEDVEFYREKYPDILVAVHPECDPAVCDAADFVGSTSQLIKYIKELPLEQKVVVGTEFNMVNRLRDKNTYILSSTKPECPTMNETTLEDVYRTLKSIEDNNISEETLIKVNDDVIKWARVALERMLEI from the coding sequence TTGAACTTAAAAGAAGAGATTTATAGATTAAAAGAAGAATTAGATGTTACACTTGTAGCACACTTCTACCAAAGAGACGAAGTTTTTGAGTTAGCAGATATAACTGGTGACTCACTTGAATTAGCCAAAAAAGCAAAAGAAACAAGTTCTAAATATATTGTATTTTGTGGAGTCGGTTTTATGGGTGAAAGTGTAAAAGTTTTAAGCCCAGAAAAAACAGTTTTAATGCCAAAAATTGCCTGTTGTGCAATGGCAAGAATGATTGATGAAGGTTATTATGAACAAAACCTTAAGATGATAAATGATGCAGGAATAGCAAACGAAAACATACTTCCAATAACATATATTAACTCAAGTGCTGCAGTAAAAGCAAAAGTTGGTCAAATGGGCGGTATGGTTTGTACCTCTTCAAATGCTTATAAAATTATTGAAAAAGGTTTAGAGTCTGGTAAAAAAATATTTTTTGTTCCAGATAGATGTTTAGGTCAAAATTTTGCTAAATCATTAAATCTAAAATCTGCTGTGGTTGGAGATGGAAGTGATTTAAATGAAGCTGATATTATATGTTATAATGGTTTTTGTTCTGTTCATCAACTTTTTACAGTAGAAGATGTAGAATTTTATAGAGAAAAATATCCAGATATATTAGTAGCAGTTCATCCAGAGTGCGATCCTGCTGTTTGTGATGCAGCTGATTTTGTGGGTTCAACTTCACAACTTATAAAATATATAAAAGAGTTACCTCTTGAACAAAAAGTTGTAGTTGGAACTGAATTTAATATGGTAAACAGATTAAGAGATAAAAACACATATATATTAAGTTCTACAAAACCAGAATGTCCAACTATGAATGAAACAACACTAGAAGATGTATATAGAACTTTAAAATCCATTGAAGATAATAATATTAGTGAAGAAACATTAATTAAAGTAAATGATGATGTAATAAAATGGGCAAGAGTTGCACTAGAGAGGATGCTAGAGATATGA
- the nadC gene encoding carboxylating nicotinate-nucleotide diphosphorylase: MINIKKFVKNAIIEDNGRGDLFYDVAPKGRFKAKAIAKDDGILAGELYAKALAKTEKFDCKFLKHDGQILKKGDVIAVLEGKASILLSSERTFLNMLQHASGIATMANKFASKIEDLDVALLDTRKTRPQLRDFEKYASRVGGAINHRLGLDDCLMLKDTHLRTITDLKSFIRDARKRISWVTKIEIECETFEQVKEAMEAGADIIMCDNMTPIEIKEVVKFRDDVHPHVLLEASGNISLNTVRDFALTGVDAISSGSIIHQATWLDFSMKFD, encoded by the coding sequence ATGATAAATATTAAGAAATTTGTTAAAAATGCTATTATTGAAGATAATGGTAGAGGAGACCTTTTTTATGATGTGGCTCCAAAAGGTAGATTTAAAGCAAAAGCAATTGCGAAAGATGATGGTATCTTAGCTGGTGAACTTTATGCTAAAGCTTTAGCAAAAACTGAAAAATTTGATTGTAAGTTTTTAAAACATGACGGTCAAATATTAAAAAAGGGTGATGTTATAGCAGTTTTAGAAGGTAAAGCTTCAATCCTTTTATCTAGTGAAAGAACATTTTTAAATATGTTACAACATGCAAGTGGAATTGCTACTATGGCAAATAAATTTGCATCTAAAATTGAAGATTTAGATGTTGCTTTACTTGACACTAGAAAAACAAGACCCCAATTAAGAGATTTTGAAAAATACGCAAGTAGAGTAGGTGGAGCTATAAACCATAGACTTGGACTTGATGATTGTTTAATGTTAAAAGATACACACTTAAGAACAATTACTGATTTAAAATCATTTATAAGAGATGCAAGAAAAAGAATCTCTTGGGTAACTAAAATAGAGATTGAGTGTGAAACTTTTGAGCAAGTTAAAGAGGCTATGGAAGCTGGTGCTGATATTATTATGTGTGATAATATGACTCCAATAGAGATTAAAGAGGTAGTTAAATTTAGAGATGATGTTCATCCACATGTATTATTAGAAGCATCTGGAAATATCTCTTTAAATACTGTTAGAGATTTTGCTTTGACAGGAGTTGATGCTATTAGTAGTGGAAGTATAATCCACCAAGCAACTTGGTTAGATTTTTCAATGAAATTTGACTAA
- a CDS encoding bifunctional oligoribonuclease/PAP phosphatase NrnA, with the protein MKKDFILNNKINMTNFSKALQLIESSRYILIITHVNPDADSISSALALSNLLHENKIKHKVFNVSSDLPRNLDFISRFDKMTDQLPKFYDLVISCDCASKKRFGFEVDESIPLINFDHHASNDNFGTINLVDPMKSSTAEIVYDFFRFNGLYITKNSATALYVGIYDDSLAFSLNRCDELTFEKVNHLVEFGASPSDIANKIKRRDSLAKYRIIPKVLESLELYDEGKVATIYAKDEWFKQTGAHNRDCEEALNMIMRIQIVKVALFVRVVNGVSRISLRSKDKIDVTKVASIFGGGGHTNAAGFSIDSTDIESVRKRVLKEILETTKE; encoded by the coding sequence ATGAAAAAAGATTTTATTCTAAATAACAAGATAAATATGACAAATTTTTCAAAAGCTTTACAACTAATTGAAAGTAGTAGATATATTTTGATAATAACACATGTTAATCCTGATGCAGACTCTATCTCTTCAGCTTTAGCATTATCAAATTTACTCCATGAAAATAAGATTAAACATAAAGTTTTTAATGTAAGTTCAGATTTACCTAGAAATTTAGATTTTATTAGTAGGTTTGACAAAATGACAGACCAACTGCCTAAATTTTATGATTTAGTTATATCTTGCGATTGTGCATCTAAAAAAAGATTTGGGTTTGAAGTAGATGAATCAATACCTTTAATTAATTTTGATCACCATGCTTCAAATGATAATTTTGGAACTATAAATTTAGTTGACCCTATGAAGAGTTCAACGGCTGAAATTGTATATGATTTTTTTAGATTTAATGGTCTTTATATTACTAAAAATAGTGCAACAGCTTTATATGTAGGTATATATGATGATTCATTGGCTTTTTCTTTAAATAGATGTGATGAATTAACTTTTGAGAAAGTAAATCATTTAGTAGAGTTTGGAGCAAGTCCTTCAGATATCGCTAATAAAATAAAAAGAAGAGATTCTTTAGCAAAATATAGAATTATCCCAAAAGTTTTAGAGAGTTTAGAACTTTATGATGAAGGGAAAGTTGCAACTATTTACGCAAAAGATGAATGGTTTAAACAAACAGGAGCTCATAATAGAGATTGCGAAGAAGCATTAAATATGATTATGAGGATCCAAATTGTAAAAGTTGCTTTATTTGTCAGAGTGGTAAATGGAGTAAGTAGAATAAGTCTTAGATCAAAAGATAAGATTGATGTGACAAAAGTAGCTTCAATATTTGGTGGCGGTGGCCATACAAACGCAGCAGGGTTTTCAATTGATTCAACGGATATAGAAAGTGTAAGAAAAAGAGTTTTAAAGGAAATACTTGAGACGACAAAAGAATAG